In a single window of the Limnochorda sp. L945t genome:
- a CDS encoding cytochrome c oxidase subunit I, with product MAVIEQEARTAHEVAHRESFWRRYVFSLDHKVIGIQYLVTSFVMALVGGLLAMLMRLELGWPGSSWPLLGRILPQGFPNGIMNQGFYLSLVTMHGTIMIFYVMSTALTGGFGNFLIPLQIGARDMAFPLLNMLSYWLFPVASAVLLAAFFVPGGAPISGWTAYAPLSATPLAGPGEGLGQTLWLVSLAILIVAFLFGSLNYITTVLQLRTRGMSMMRLPLSTWALFITAILSLLSFPVLLAAAIMLLFDRHAGTTFFLPAGAVIGGKTITAGGGDPLLWQHLFWFLGHPEVYILVLPAMGIVSEVISNNARKPVFGYPVMVLTISAIAFLSFLVWGHHMFVSGMHPMLGTAFMTTTLIIAVPSAIKTFNWLATLWGGKLRFTPAMLFAIGFVSLFVTGGLTGLLLGQPAFNMYVHDTYFVVAHFHFVMASAALFGMFAGLYHWFPKMFGRMLDERLGRWHFWLALPATFGTFFPMHFAGLAGMMRRIYSPQMYGYLSGLSGVNAFVSVSAFVMFVAHMLFVVNVVWSLAKGKRAEANPWQATSLEWTTSSPPPHGNWGERQPVVYRWAYDYSLPGSDRDFVPQTVPAEVAAPAAVQGGQ from the coding sequence ATGGCGGTCATCGAGCAAGAGGCCCGTACGGCGCACGAGGTGGCGCACCGGGAGAGCTTCTGGCGGCGCTACGTCTTCAGCCTGGATCACAAGGTCATCGGCATCCAGTACCTCGTGACGTCCTTCGTGATGGCCCTCGTAGGAGGCCTGTTGGCCATGCTGATGCGGCTGGAGTTGGGCTGGCCCGGCTCGTCGTGGCCGCTGTTGGGCCGGATCCTGCCGCAAGGCTTCCCCAACGGCATCATGAACCAGGGCTTCTACCTCTCCCTGGTCACCATGCACGGCACCATCATGATCTTCTACGTGATGAGCACGGCGCTGACCGGGGGGTTCGGCAACTTCCTCATTCCCTTGCAGATCGGGGCGCGGGACATGGCCTTTCCGTTGCTCAACATGCTGTCGTACTGGCTGTTTCCCGTCGCCTCCGCCGTCCTGCTCGCCGCCTTCTTCGTCCCGGGAGGAGCGCCCATCTCGGGGTGGACGGCGTACGCTCCGTTGTCGGCGACCCCGCTGGCCGGGCCGGGAGAGGGGCTGGGACAAACCCTCTGGCTCGTCAGCCTGGCCATTCTCATCGTAGCCTTCCTCTTTGGCTCCCTCAACTACATCACCACGGTGCTGCAGCTCCGGACCCGCGGCATGTCCATGATGCGGCTGCCCCTTTCCACCTGGGCCCTGTTCATCACGGCGATCCTGTCGCTGCTCTCCTTCCCGGTGCTGCTGGCCGCGGCGATCATGCTCCTGTTCGACCGGCACGCCGGTACCACGTTCTTCCTGCCGGCAGGCGCGGTCATCGGGGGAAAGACCATCACCGCCGGCGGCGGGGACCCGCTGCTGTGGCAGCACCTCTTCTGGTTCCTGGGGCACCCTGAGGTCTACATCCTGGTGCTTCCGGCGATGGGCATCGTCTCCGAGGTCATCTCCAACAACGCCCGCAAGCCCGTCTTCGGGTATCCGGTCATGGTGCTCACCATATCGGCCATCGCCTTCCTGAGCTTCCTGGTATGGGGCCACCACATGTTCGTGAGCGGCATGCACCCGATGCTGGGCACCGCATTCATGACGACCACGCTCATCATCGCCGTCCCGTCGGCCATCAAGACGTTCAACTGGCTGGCGACGCTGTGGGGCGGGAAGCTGCGTTTCACCCCGGCGATGCTGTTCGCCATCGGGTTCGTCTCGCTGTTCGTGACCGGCGGGCTCACCGGGCTGTTGTTGGGCCAGCCTGCCTTCAACATGTACGTGCACGACACCTACTTCGTGGTGGCCCATTTCCACTTCGTAATGGCCAGCGCCGCGCTGTTCGGGATGTTCGCGGGACTGTACCACTGGTTCCCCAAGATGTTCGGCCGGATGCTCGACGAGCGGCTGGGGCGATGGCACTTCTGGCTGGCGTTGCCCGCCACGTTCGGCACGTTCTTCCCCATGCACTTCGCCGGTCTTGCCGGCATGATGCGGCGCATTTACTCGCCCCAGATGTACGGCTACCTGAGCGGCTTGAGCGGCGTCAACGCCTTCGTGTCGGTGAGCGCGTTCGTCATGTTCGTGGCCCACATGCTCTTCGTGGTCAACGTCGTCTGGAGCCTGGCGAAGGGCAAGCGGGCGGAGGCCAACCCGTGGCAAGCGACCAGCCTGGAGTGGACCACGTCGTCCCCGCCGCCGCACGGCAACTGGGGCGAGCGGCAACCGGTCGTCTACCGGTGGGCATACGACTACAGCTTGCCGGGCAGCGACCGTGACTTCGTACCGCAGACCGTCCCGGCGGAGGTCGCCGCCCCGGCCGCCGTGCAGGGGGGCCAGTAG
- the coxB gene encoding cytochrome c oxidase subunit II yields the protein MEHPGAEAPEVQAHARHGVAVAVLVWAVTAAAVVATVVATKHWWLPPVASTQGMAIDRLFLVVFSIISVVFVLVHLLLGFTAMRFRQTSAAQRAAHWHENRRLEAGWTIATAGILIVLTIFGGSLWLQVHGSPPSGAMTVEVVAQQFGWQFHYPGPDGVLAPVDLTRDSFRSPLGIQRAERGAADDVITNELHLVVNRPVRLLIRSKDVIHSFYVPHFRFKQDAVPGRVTQVWFTPTRTGTYPIACAELCGVGHFVMASTLKVETPDQFEAWMASPGTR from the coding sequence GTGGAACATCCCGGAGCCGAGGCGCCGGAGGTGCAGGCGCACGCCCGCCATGGCGTGGCGGTGGCCGTGCTGGTCTGGGCCGTCACGGCGGCGGCCGTGGTCGCCACCGTGGTGGCGACGAAGCACTGGTGGCTGCCGCCGGTGGCGTCGACCCAGGGCATGGCCATCGATCGGTTGTTCCTCGTCGTTTTCTCCATCATCTCCGTGGTCTTCGTCCTGGTACACCTGTTGCTGGGCTTCACGGCCATGCGCTTCCGCCAGACGAGCGCGGCCCAACGGGCCGCTCACTGGCACGAGAACCGGCGGCTGGAGGCCGGGTGGACCATCGCGACCGCCGGCATCCTGATCGTCCTGACCATCTTCGGCGGTTCACTGTGGTTGCAGGTGCACGGTTCGCCGCCGTCCGGCGCGATGACGGTGGAGGTCGTCGCGCAGCAGTTCGGCTGGCAGTTCCACTACCCGGGCCCGGATGGCGTGCTCGCCCCGGTGGACCTGACCCGCGACTCGTTCCGGTCGCCTCTCGGGATCCAGCGCGCGGAGCGCGGCGCGGCCGACGACGTCATCACCAACGAGCTCCATCTGGTGGTCAACCGGCCGGTCAGGCTGCTCATCCGGTCCAAGGACGTCATCCACAGCTTCTACGTGCCTCACTTCCGCTTCAAGCAGGACGCGGTGCCGGGCCGGGTCACCCAGGTGTGGTTCACTCCCACGCGTACCGGCACGTACCCGATCGCGTGCGCGGAACTGTGCGGGGTCGGCCACTTCGTCATGGCCAGCACCCTGAAGGTGGAGACCCCGGACCAGTTCGAGGCGTGGATGGCGTCCCCGGGAACGCGCTGA
- the fusA gene encoding elongation factor G translates to MAVQRVAAERIRNVALIGHGGAGKTSLAEAMLFVSGSTSRLGSVDQGTAATDYDPEEVRRHISIQAAVAAVEWEGHRLNVVDTPGYFDFAAEVVGSLRVVEGAVLVLSAPQGVEVGSEQVWAMAEHPYEGGRPVARLCFVNKMDRENASFGRTFDQLHQLYGTRVVAVQIPMGEAEHFQGIIDLVEMKAYRVSPKGFGEEPSDIPAEWQEQAATWRDRLVEAVAATDDELTAKFLEEQPIEPEEMRRALRHAVHQGTLTPVACGSATRGAGVRRFMRLLVDLLPSPEDAGDVVLLDAKSGEVVRHRARADGPLYALVFKTISDPYVGRLNLFRVYSGAIRSDSSVYNPQRGRDERIGQLFVPRGKEQLAVEELGPGEIGSVAKLQETGTGDTLTARDAQLRLPGIRFPEPVLTMAVHPKSRGDEDKISSGLARLAEEDPSVRVEKSGETGQILISGMGELHLEVMTSRLQKKFGVEVELVPPRVPYRETIRSTQKAEGKYKKQTGGRGQYGHVFLELAPLEPGKGFEFVDRIFGGAVPRQYIPAVEKGVRETCAEGVLAGYPVVDIQVALYDGSYHPVDSSEMAFKIAASMAFKKAFMEANPVLLEPILSVEVEVPEAAMGDVIAELNKKRGRILGMEARDSLRVIRAQAPMAEMFRFAVDLRSITQGRGRFKTEFDHYEEVPAPIAQQVIEAAQKERQGA, encoded by the coding sequence GTGGCAGTGCAACGAGTGGCAGCCGAGCGGATCCGTAACGTAGCTCTGATCGGGCACGGGGGAGCCGGCAAGACGTCGCTGGCGGAGGCCATGCTTTTCGTAAGCGGATCCACGAGCCGGTTGGGCAGTGTGGACCAGGGGACCGCGGCCACCGACTACGACCCGGAGGAAGTGCGCCGGCACATCAGCATCCAGGCCGCGGTCGCAGCCGTGGAGTGGGAGGGGCACCGCCTCAACGTGGTGGACACTCCCGGGTACTTCGACTTCGCGGCCGAGGTCGTGGGGAGCCTGCGGGTGGTCGAGGGCGCTGTGCTGGTGCTCTCAGCCCCACAGGGCGTGGAGGTCGGCTCGGAACAGGTCTGGGCGATGGCGGAGCACCCGTACGAGGGCGGGCGCCCGGTGGCGCGGCTGTGCTTCGTCAACAAGATGGACCGGGAGAACGCGAGCTTCGGCCGCACCTTCGACCAGCTCCACCAGCTGTACGGCACCCGGGTCGTGGCGGTGCAGATCCCCATGGGAGAGGCGGAGCACTTCCAGGGGATCATCGATTTGGTCGAGATGAAAGCGTATCGCGTCTCGCCGAAGGGGTTCGGGGAGGAGCCGTCCGACATCCCCGCCGAGTGGCAGGAGCAGGCGGCTACGTGGCGCGACCGGCTGGTCGAGGCGGTCGCGGCGACCGACGACGAGCTGACCGCCAAGTTCCTGGAGGAGCAGCCCATCGAGCCCGAGGAGATGCGCCGGGCGCTGCGCCATGCCGTGCACCAGGGCACGCTGACCCCTGTGGCGTGCGGCTCGGCGACCCGAGGGGCCGGGGTGCGCCGGTTCATGCGCCTGCTGGTCGACCTCCTGCCCTCTCCCGAGGATGCGGGCGACGTAGTGCTGCTGGACGCGAAGAGCGGGGAGGTCGTGCGACACCGAGCGCGGGCCGATGGACCGCTGTATGCCCTGGTCTTCAAGACCATCTCGGACCCCTACGTGGGCCGGCTCAACTTGTTCCGGGTATACTCTGGCGCCATCCGCAGCGACTCCAGCGTCTACAACCCCCAGCGGGGCAGGGACGAGCGCATCGGCCAGCTTTTCGTGCCTCGAGGCAAGGAGCAGCTGGCGGTGGAAGAGCTGGGCCCCGGCGAGATCGGTTCGGTGGCCAAGCTGCAGGAGACGGGTACGGGCGACACGCTCACGGCCAGGGACGCGCAGCTGCGGCTGCCCGGCATCCGGTTCCCCGAGCCGGTGCTGACCATGGCCGTGCATCCCAAGAGCCGGGGCGACGAGGACAAGATCTCGTCGGGGTTGGCCCGCCTGGCAGAAGAGGACCCGAGCGTCCGGGTCGAAAAGTCGGGGGAAACGGGGCAGATTCTGATCTCCGGGATGGGCGAGCTCCACCTGGAGGTCATGACCAGCCGTCTGCAAAAGAAGTTCGGCGTCGAAGTCGAGCTCGTGCCCCCGCGGGTGCCGTACCGGGAGACGATCCGGAGTACCCAGAAAGCCGAGGGCAAGTACAAGAAGCAGACCGGCGGGCGCGGGCAGTACGGCCACGTCTTCCTCGAGCTCGCTCCGCTGGAGCCGGGCAAGGGCTTCGAGTTCGTGGATCGTATCTTCGGCGGAGCGGTGCCTCGACAGTACATCCCTGCGGTCGAGAAGGGAGTCCGGGAGACCTGCGCCGAGGGTGTGTTGGCCGGCTACCCGGTGGTCGACATCCAGGTCGCCCTCTACGACGGTTCGTACCACCCGGTCGACTCCTCCGAAATGGCCTTCAAGATAGCCGCCTCCATGGCGTTCAAGAAGGCCTTCATGGAGGCCAACCCCGTCCTGCTGGAGCCCATCCTCTCGGTCGAGGTCGAGGTCCCCGAGGCGGCCATGGGCGACGTCATCGCCGAGCTCAACAAGAAGCGAGGGCGTATCCTCGGCATGGAGGCGCGCGACTCGCTGCGGGTGATCCGGGCGCAGGCCCCCATGGCCGAGATGTTCCGTTTCGCGGTCGACCTGCGCTCCATTACCCAGGGCCGGGGGCGCTTCAAGACGGAGTTCGACCACTACGAGGAGGTCCCCGCACCCATCGCCCAGCAGGTGATCGAAGCCGCCCAGAAAGAACGCCAGGGTGCGTGA
- a CDS encoding uracil-DNA glycosylase produces the protein MSHRAEQLSLFGGEDAGARGAAPTTGHPEPAPDRPPAASDDWVRRLSGARDLQALEAIVKGCTRCGLRATCTQVVFGEGHPRARLMLVGEGPGQVEDETGRPFVGPAGQLLDRMLAAIGLSRRDVYIANVVKCRPPNNRVPTPDEMAACWPNLRRQIELIHPSIVLCLGATAARQLVEPRGSISSLRGRWYVRDGIRYLVTFHPAALLRDPSKKPMAWQDLQMVQRALAELQAASA, from the coding sequence GTGTCACACCGGGCGGAGCAGCTCTCGTTGTTCGGGGGAGAGGATGCCGGGGCGCGGGGAGCCGCACCCACGACCGGTCACCCGGAGCCGGCTCCCGATCGTCCGCCCGCTGCGAGCGACGACTGGGTGCGACGGCTGTCGGGAGCGCGTGACCTGCAGGCGCTCGAGGCCATCGTCAAGGGATGTACCCGTTGCGGCCTGCGGGCGACGTGTACCCAGGTGGTCTTCGGAGAAGGTCACCCCCGGGCGCGCCTGATGCTGGTGGGAGAAGGGCCCGGCCAGGTCGAAGACGAGACCGGCAGGCCATTCGTCGGGCCTGCCGGCCAGCTGCTGGACCGCATGCTGGCGGCCATCGGGCTCAGCCGGCGGGACGTGTACATCGCCAACGTCGTGAAGTGCCGCCCTCCCAACAACCGGGTGCCTACCCCCGACGAGATGGCCGCGTGCTGGCCCAACTTGCGCCGCCAGATCGAGCTCATCCACCCTTCCATCGTCCTGTGCCTGGGGGCCACCGCAGCCCGGCAGCTGGTGGAGCCGAGAGGCTCCATCTCGTCCCTACGGGGACGCTGGTACGTGCGAGACGGCATCCGGTACCTCGTCACGTTTCACCCGGCGGCGCTGTTGCGGGACCCGTCGAAAAAGCCGATGGCGTGGCAAGACCTCCAGATGGTTCAGCGCGCGCTGGCGGAGCTCCAGGCGGCCTCCGCTTGA
- a CDS encoding acylphosphatase, with protein sequence MTRVTGGSGAKAVRLQVFGRVQGVGFRDFTRREARRLGLVGWVRNLPDGSVEVWAEGPDSALEELVECVRKGPPGSRVIRVTQASEVASGRYPDFEVRRD encoded by the coding sequence ATGACCAGGGTGACGGGCGGTAGCGGCGCGAAGGCGGTTCGGTTGCAGGTGTTCGGTCGGGTGCAGGGTGTCGGCTTTCGGGATTTCACGCGCCGGGAGGCCCGGCGGCTCGGCCTCGTGGGCTGGGTGCGCAACCTCCCCGACGGGTCGGTCGAGGTCTGGGCCGAGGGACCGGACTCCGCCCTCGAAGAGCTGGTCGAGTGCGTGCGCAAGGGGCCGCCGGGCTCCAGGGTCATCCGGGTCACACAGGCCTCCGAGGTGGCGAGCGGCCGATACCCGGACTTCGAGGTGCGGCGGGATTGA
- a CDS encoding aspartate kinase, whose product MGLLVQKFGGTSVATPERIRHVARRIADRYHGGHRVIVVVSAMGHTTDQLIELARQVTAQPPRRELDMLLSTGEQVSIALVAMALQDMGVPAISLTGSQVGIQTDGVFTRARIRRISTARLHQELDAGRVVVVAGFQGVTESMDITTLGRGGSDTTAVALAAAIQADECEIYTDVDGVYTADPRVVPSARLLPVISYGEMLEMASLGAVVLQPRSVELAAQYGVVIHVRSSFHDREGTRVVAEANLEKAMVVTGVTHDRNVAKIVIIDVPDRPGVAHRLFSELAALGINVDMIVQTAKQQHTTDLLFTVARTDLDQTLAIVRRVASELGTDDVRHDATVGKVSIVGAGMVSNPGVAARMFGALAAEGINIQAISTSEIKVSCLIDEQHLDRAVRAVHDAFGLGAHEAESEAVEASQA is encoded by the coding sequence ATGGGCTTGTTGGTACAGAAATTCGGGGGTACTTCCGTCGCCACGCCCGAGCGGATCCGCCACGTGGCGCGGCGGATCGCCGATCGCTATCACGGCGGCCACCGGGTGATCGTGGTGGTTTCGGCCATGGGCCACACCACCGACCAGCTCATCGAGCTCGCACGCCAGGTGACGGCTCAGCCGCCTCGCCGCGAGCTGGACATGCTACTGTCCACCGGCGAGCAGGTCTCCATCGCCCTCGTGGCCATGGCGCTCCAGGACATGGGGGTGCCGGCCATCTCGCTGACAGGCTCCCAGGTGGGCATCCAGACCGACGGGGTCTTCACCCGGGCCCGTATCCGCCGTATCTCCACGGCCCGGCTCCACCAGGAGCTCGACGCCGGGAGAGTGGTGGTGGTGGCGGGGTTCCAGGGCGTGACGGAGTCGATGGACATCACCACGTTGGGGCGAGGGGGTTCGGACACCACGGCGGTAGCCCTGGCGGCGGCCATCCAGGCGGACGAGTGCGAGATCTACACCGACGTCGACGGGGTGTACACGGCCGACCCCCGGGTGGTTCCCTCGGCCCGCCTGCTGCCGGTCATCTCGTACGGCGAGATGCTGGAGATGGCGAGCCTGGGAGCCGTGGTGCTGCAGCCTCGCTCGGTCGAACTGGCCGCGCAGTACGGCGTTGTCATCCACGTGCGCTCGAGCTTCCATGACCGGGAGGGAACGCGAGTGGTTGCGGAGGCCAATCTCGAGAAGGCGATGGTGGTCACGGGCGTGACGCATGACCGCAACGTCGCCAAGATCGTCATCATCGACGTGCCGGACCGCCCGGGGGTGGCCCACCGGCTCTTCTCGGAGCTGGCGGCCCTCGGCATCAACGTGGACATGATCGTCCAGACCGCCAAACAGCAGCACACGACGGACCTGCTCTTCACCGTCGCCCGGACCGACCTCGACCAGACCCTCGCCATCGTCCGGCGGGTCGCCTCCGAGCTGGGCACGGACGACGTCCGTCACGACGCGACGGTGGGCAAGGTCTCCATCGTGGGAGCCGGCATGGTGAGCAATCCGGGCGTGGCCGCCAGGATGTTCGGGGCGCTGGCCGCCGAAGGCATCAACATCCAGGCCATCTCGACCTCCGAGATCAAGGTCTCCTGCCTCATCGACGAACAGCACCTGGATCGGGCCGTCCGGGCGGTCCACGACGCCTTCGGTCTGGGCGCCCACGAAGCGGAGTCGGAGGCGGTCGAAGCCTCGCAGGCCTGA
- the thrB gene encoding homoserine kinase, with protein sequence MNQGRPPVEAAVAEVPASTANLGPGFDTLAMALELRVRVVLRWVDAPGPQAPAWPPRLVSAQVLGEGAGGLPTDASNRVWQAALRLFEAIEPPSWAVGRAVSLEEENLIPLAAGLGSSAAAAVGGLWAANALCGTPLAYRRLLDMAASMEGHADNAAAAALGGLVACARYGERVEAIRVPMPRGELVAVVAVPQRQLPTEAARRALPTGVAFGEAVASVGGCALTLAALTTGRWEALKEAMASDRLHQPYRRALVPGLDEAMEAALQAGAFGAALSGAGPSVLAFSRPHLADEVGRAMVRAFASRGEAARRMTLQPAAEGVRVKTLGYGGERQGTG encoded by the coding sequence ATGAACCAGGGCCGTCCTCCCGTCGAAGCAGCGGTGGCGGAGGTACCGGCCTCCACTGCCAACCTGGGGCCCGGCTTCGACACGTTGGCCATGGCGTTGGAGCTGCGGGTGCGGGTGGTGCTCCGGTGGGTGGACGCGCCGGGCCCACAGGCGCCGGCGTGGCCCCCGCGCCTCGTATCGGCCCAGGTGCTCGGGGAGGGGGCCGGCGGGCTCCCCACGGATGCATCCAATCGGGTCTGGCAGGCCGCCCTCCGGCTTTTCGAGGCCATCGAGCCGCCGTCGTGGGCAGTGGGGCGCGCGGTCAGCCTCGAGGAAGAGAACCTCATCCCGCTCGCGGCGGGCCTGGGGTCCAGCGCCGCCGCCGCCGTGGGGGGACTGTGGGCAGCCAACGCCCTCTGCGGAACCCCGCTCGCATACCGGCGCCTGCTCGACATGGCGGCGTCCATGGAAGGGCACGCCGACAACGCGGCGGCCGCCGCGCTCGGGGGCCTGGTGGCCTGCGCGCGGTACGGCGAGCGGGTGGAGGCGATTCGCGTCCCCATGCCGAGGGGCGAACTCGTGGCGGTCGTCGCCGTACCGCAGCGGCAGCTGCCCACCGAGGCTGCCCGGCGAGCCTTGCCGACCGGCGTTGCCTTCGGTGAGGCCGTGGCCAGCGTGGGCGGCTGTGCGCTGACGCTCGCGGCCCTCACCACGGGAAGGTGGGAGGCGCTGAAGGAGGCGATGGCCTCTGACCGCCTGCATCAGCCGTACCGGCGGGCGCTCGTGCCCGGGCTGGACGAGGCGATGGAGGCAGCCCTGCAGGCAGGGGCGTTTGGCGCGGCGTTGAGCGGTGCAGGTCCCTCGGTGCTGGCCTTCAGCCGGCCTCACCTGGCCGACGAGGTGGGAAGGGCCATGGTGCGGGCTTTCGCGTCGCGTGGGGAGGCGGCCCGGCGAATGACGCTGCAGCCGGCCGCCGAAGGAGTCCGAGTCAAGACGCTCGGTTACGGTGGAGAGAGGCAGGGAACGGGGTAG
- the thrC gene encoding threonine synthase — MTPAPRTPAPRGVLARYREWLALPAGLPEVSLGEGDTPLLRVPSIERALGLRAPLFVKVEGQNPTGSFKDRGMTVAVSLAAHRGRKAVVCASTGNTAASAAAYAARAGLEALVVLPEGAVAGGKLAQAIACGARVAQVDGNFDQALALVREMASRLEVELVNSVNPARLEGQKTAAFEVCDVLGEAPAYLAIPVGNAGNITAYWMGFTQYHEAGRISSRPIMLGFQAEGAAPLVLGRPVSRPETVATAIRIGRPASWQGAIRARDESGGVIAAVSDRAILEAQQELAQREGIFCEPASAASVAGVAQLARAGYFRDASRPIVCVLTGSGLKDPDRAARMGRPGQVVRVTSRLEEVAALLGATVPSHAAPEEPVA, encoded by the coding sequence GTGACGCCTGCCCCACGGACGCCCGCCCCACGAGGGGTGCTGGCGCGATACCGGGAGTGGCTGGCCCTGCCTGCCGGCCTCCCCGAGGTCTCGTTGGGCGAGGGCGACACCCCTCTGCTGCGCGTGCCGAGCATCGAGCGCGCCCTCGGACTGCGGGCCCCCCTCTTCGTGAAGGTGGAGGGGCAAAACCCTACGGGCTCTTTCAAGGACCGGGGGATGACCGTGGCGGTCTCGCTGGCTGCCCATCGCGGGCGCAAGGCCGTCGTCTGCGCCTCGACCGGCAACACGGCCGCTTCGGCGGCCGCGTACGCCGCCCGGGCCGGGCTGGAGGCGCTGGTGGTGCTGCCGGAAGGGGCCGTGGCGGGCGGCAAGCTGGCCCAGGCCATTGCGTGCGGGGCGCGGGTCGCCCAGGTCGACGGCAACTTCGACCAGGCGCTCGCTCTGGTACGGGAGATGGCGAGCCGGCTCGAGGTCGAGCTGGTCAACTCGGTCAACCCCGCCCGCCTGGAAGGCCAGAAGACGGCCGCGTTCGAGGTGTGCGACGTGCTGGGAGAGGCGCCAGCCTACCTCGCCATCCCCGTCGGCAACGCCGGCAACATCACCGCCTACTGGATGGGCTTCACGCAGTACCACGAGGCCGGCCGCATCTCCTCTCGCCCGATCATGCTGGGCTTCCAGGCGGAAGGAGCGGCTCCCCTGGTGTTGGGACGGCCGGTGAGCCGTCCAGAGACGGTGGCCACCGCCATCCGCATCGGCCGCCCGGCGAGCTGGCAGGGGGCGATCCGGGCGCGGGACGAGTCGGGGGGAGTCATCGCCGCCGTTTCGGACCGGGCCATCCTGGAGGCCCAGCAGGAGCTCGCCCAGCGGGAGGGCATCTTCTGCGAGCCGGCGTCGGCGGCGAGCGTGGCAGGCGTGGCGCAACTGGCGAGAGCCGGCTACTTCCGGGACGCTTCGAGGCCTATCGTCTGCGTCCTCACGGGCTCCGGGCTGAAGGATCCCGACCGGGCCGCCCGGATGGGCAGGCCCGGCCAGGTGGTGCGGGTGACCAGCCGGCTCGAGGAGGTGGCAGCCCTGCTGGGCGCCACCGTCCCGTCGCACGCTGCGCCGGAGGAGCCCGTTGCATGA
- a CDS encoding homoserine dehydrogenase, translating to MSGSAVHLGMLGFGTVGQAVARALVRRADDIARRTGHPIRLARIAVRDAARPRAGWPEGARLHTDPVELVEQADVQVVIEVMGGEEPALSAIRRALALGKPVVTANKLVMARHGATLLAMAHDHGVPLLFEAAVGGAIPIIRPIRESLASDRILGLAGILNGTTNFILTEMEESGTGFGEALERARSLGYAEADPQADLSGWDAAYKLAVLASIAFGGWLLPEAIHVTGLNGIEGRDIQYARELGLVVKLLASASSKDGRVEAWVGPALLARHHPLSQVRSVNNAILLSTEAAGELMFYGPGAGGDPTAAAVLGDVMDVASKGAGVREPNGGLVPPAGRRVEATDPGSMVSRFYIRMQVLDRPGVLAAIAAVFGQFAVSIESVIQKGRGSEPVDLVFVTHEAPYSAVRKVVSEVSRLPVVVDAGVPMRVVATP from the coding sequence GTGAGCGGATCGGCGGTGCACCTCGGCATGCTCGGCTTCGGCACGGTGGGTCAGGCCGTGGCCCGGGCGCTCGTGCGTCGTGCCGACGACATCGCCCGGCGCACCGGGCATCCCATCCGGCTCGCCCGCATCGCCGTGCGTGACGCAGCCAGGCCCAGAGCCGGATGGCCCGAGGGCGCCCGGCTTCACACCGATCCCGTCGAGCTCGTCGAACAGGCCGACGTGCAGGTCGTCATCGAAGTCATGGGCGGGGAAGAGCCCGCCCTCAGCGCGATCCGCCGGGCCCTCGCCCTGGGGAAGCCCGTGGTGACCGCCAACAAGCTGGTGATGGCCCGTCACGGCGCCACGTTGCTCGCGATGGCCCACGACCACGGGGTGCCCCTGCTCTTCGAGGCGGCGGTGGGAGGCGCCATCCCCATCATCCGGCCCATCCGGGAATCGCTCGCCTCGGACCGCATCCTGGGGTTGGCCGGCATCCTCAACGGCACGACCAACTTCATCCTGACCGAAATGGAAGAGTCGGGGACCGGCTTCGGCGAGGCTCTGGAGCGGGCCCGCTCGTTGGGCTACGCCGAAGCCGACCCGCAGGCGGACCTGTCCGGCTGGGACGCCGCCTACAAGCTGGCAGTGCTGGCGTCGATCGCCTTCGGAGGATGGCTCTTGCCGGAGGCGATCCACGTCACCGGGTTGAACGGCATCGAGGGTCGCGACATCCAGTACGCCAGGGAGCTGGGGCTGGTCGTGAAGCTCCTGGCCTCGGCCTCGTCGAAGGACGGCCGGGTCGAGGCGTGGGTGGGGCCGGCCTTGCTTGCGCGCCATCATCCCCTGAGCCAGGTGCGGAGCGTCAACAACGCCATCCTGCTCTCGACGGAAGCGGCCGGCGAGCTGATGTTCTACGGGCCGGGCGCAGGGGGGGATCCGACGGCGGCTGCGGTGCTGGGCGACGTGATGGACGTGGCCAGCAAGGGCGCTGGCGTGCGGGAGCCCAACGGTGGCCTGGTGCCCCCGGCCGGGCGGCGGGTGGAGGCGACCGACCCCGGGAGCATGGTGAGCCGCTTCTATATCCGGATGCAGGTGCTGGACAGGCCCGGGGTGCTGGCGGCGATTGCGGCGGTATTCGGGCAGTTTGCCGTCAGCATCGAGTCCGTGATCCAGAAAGGGCGGGGAAGCGAGCCGGTGGACCTGGTCTTCGTCACCCACGAGGCTCCGTACTCGGCCGTCCGGAAGGTCGTCTCGGAGGTCTCCCGGTTGCCGGTGGTCGTGGACGCAGGCGTGCCCATGCGGGTGGTGGCGACGCCGTGA